A single Streptomyces sp. Edi2 DNA region contains:
- a CDS encoding helix-turn-helix domain-containing protein has translation MSRWRPLPDTLDTDAQRLAKELRALKEQTGLSLDGLARKTPYSKSAWHRYLNGEKLPPRSAVEAIGQVAGADREQLLAVYDAAYRARTAPLATPSAAPTAPLAAERTGWYRKFLRSAGVLRTAGALVALTALVATMGAAAAIVEIPARAARTDGDASHASHTSHTCHGHRCQGRYPWRPGCNRDARAESTIVDTTYTVRLRFSPSCGTVWSEVQPRSGGAQKVSIWVGRDARLTSHTHGREGLAVSPMLATSDLRQAVACAKVTNRVACTGAIELTSPARSHESDDFPGPKFLDRVMR, from the coding sequence GTGTCCCGCTGGCGACCGCTGCCCGACACGCTCGATACTGACGCGCAACGCTTGGCGAAAGAGTTGCGCGCCCTCAAGGAACAGACCGGGCTGAGCCTGGACGGGCTGGCCAGGAAAACCCCGTACAGCAAGTCCGCCTGGCACCGCTATCTCAACGGCGAGAAGCTGCCGCCGCGCAGTGCGGTCGAGGCAATCGGCCAGGTGGCAGGCGCGGACCGGGAACAACTGCTCGCCGTGTACGACGCCGCGTACCGGGCCCGGACGGCGCCCCTGGCCACTCCGTCCGCGGCGCCCACGGCTCCCCTCGCGGCGGAACGGACCGGTTGGTACCGGAAGTTCCTGCGCAGCGCCGGGGTGCTGCGGACCGCCGGGGCGCTGGTGGCGCTGACGGCGCTGGTGGCGACCATGGGAGCGGCGGCGGCGATCGTGGAGATCCCCGCACGGGCCGCACGGACGGACGGGGACGCCTCCCACGCCTCCCACACCTCCCACACCTGCCACGGCCACAGATGCCAGGGGCGGTATCCGTGGCGCCCCGGCTGCAATCGCGACGCGCGCGCGGAGAGCACCATCGTGGACACCACCTACACCGTGCGCCTCCGGTTCAGCCCGTCGTGCGGAACCGTCTGGTCAGAGGTGCAGCCACGCTCCGGCGGCGCGCAGAAGGTGTCGATCTGGGTCGGCCGTGACGCGCGGCTCACCTCCCACACCCACGGCCGCGAGGGCCTTGCCGTCAGCCCCATGCTGGCCACCTCGGACCTGCGGCAGGCCGTGGCGTGCGCAAAGGTGACGAACCGCGTGGCATGCACCGGCGCCATCGAACTGACCAGCCCCGCCCGCTCCCATGAGAGCGATGACTTCCCCGGCCCCAAGTTCCTTGACCGGGTGATGCGTTGA